From Oncorhynchus keta strain PuntledgeMale-10-30-2019 chromosome 25, Oket_V2, whole genome shotgun sequence, one genomic window encodes:
- the LOC118377430 gene encoding neurofilament heavy polypeptide-like isoform X14, which translates to MLSCEFLLPRYKSSPLSILPQSASGLEMSYPLDHLYGHGSYRRAPQGLSARPAASLSSSGFHSQPWTTSQRRRQAYSQTPSADSLEIFNGDMTRRNEKEILQTLNDRFAGYIDKVRNLELMNSNLEQEAAALRQSQTGRATVGEHYERELGNLRGLVQQLTGEKACALLEQDHLEEDIQHVRTRLEDEARSREELEAKARLMNKYVDESGLARLELDKKLSALQEEAAFLKKNHEEEVAELLAQIQGAQVSFEARDTIKADVTNALREIRAQLDGHATKSATHAEEWFKVRMEQLADAAHSNTDAIRGAQDEIAEYRRQLQSRTIELETLRGTKDSLERQCMETEDRHHGDIHSLQETIRQLDGELKSTKWEMASQLREYQELLNVKMALDIEIAAYRKLLEGEETRFIPGPSLYSYSSAHLKGEELSDTVILEEQTDETQVTEVTEEAEDEEEEKGEETEKEEEKEEEEEGEKEEEEDETKAEAEEGEGKGVEDKGGEEVEAGEEKEEEKSKSPEKAASSPSKSPQSPPKTLQPKSPAPKSPESKSPLPKSPESKSPLPKSPAKSPAPKSPESKSPQAKSPLPKSPAKSPTPKSPTAVKSPTSTSLPSKSPESKSPTPKSPLPKSPEPKSPIQEKAKPPAEDKLAKQEKKEKEQPQPVKEEKKQEPEPKEKEKCESQPKEEKVEEKTDKPDPKESKPDENPKTETPTPAPPAATPAKPVEEKPVPAKESHGPAKREEEKQAKTDDTPQVEVKPAPKESPQKTENTKEKKAEPKEEVKKEDKKEASKASDSKEAKDTKEVGKAEKAKKSSGTEVKDEKSSGTEVKDEKSSSTEVKDEKSSSTEVKDEKSSSTEVKDEKSSSTEVKDEKSSSTEVKDEKSSSTEVKDEKSSSTEVKDEKAKK; encoded by the exons aTGCTGAGTTGTGAGTTTCTCCTCCCGCGGTATAAAAGctcacctctctccatcctgccGCAGTCTGCATCCGGTTTAGAGATGAGCTACCCACTGGACCACCTCTACGGCCACGGATCCTACCGCAGGGCACCACAGGGCCTCTCTGCCCGGCCTGCcgcttccctctcctcctccggcTTCCACTCCCAGCCCTGGACGACCTCTCAGCGCCGCCGCCaggcctacagccagacaccctccGCCGACAGCTTGGAGATCTTTAACGGCGACATGACTCGGAGGAACGAGAAGGAGATTCTGCAGACACTCAATGACCGTTTCGCCGGCTACATCGACAAGGTGCGGAACCTCGAGCTGATGAACTCAAATCTGGAGCAGGAAGCGGCTGCGCTGCGACAGAGCCAGACCGGGCGCGCTACCGTGGGAGAGCACTATGAGCGCGAGCTGGGGAACCTGAGGGGTCTGGTTCAACAGCTGACCGGGGAGAAGGCATGCGCACTCTTGGAGCAAGACCACCTGGAAGAGGATATCCAGCATGTGCGGACCAGGCTCGAGGACGAGGCACGCAGCAGGGAGGAGCTGGAAGCCAAGGCACGCCTAATGAACAAGTATGTGGATGAGTCTGGGCTCGCACGGCTAGAGCTGGACAAGAAGCTGAGCGCGCTGCAGGAAGAAGCAGCGTTCCTGAAGAAGAACCACGAGGAGGAGGTGGCGGAGCTGCTAGCACAGATCCAGGGTGCACAGGTGAGCTTCGAGGCTCGAGACACAATCAAGGCGGACGTCACGAACGCCCTGCGGGAGATCCGCGCTCAGCTGGATGGCCACGCGACCAAGAGCGCAACGCACGCGGAGGAATGGTTCAAAG TGCGTATGGAGCAGTTGGCAGATGCAGCTCACTCTAACACAGATGCGATCCGTGGTGCCCAGGATGAGATAGCAGAGTACAGACGGCAGCTGCAGAGCCGCACCATCGAACTGGAGACCCTCAGAGGAACCAAGGACTCACTGGAGAGACAATGCATGGAGACTGAGGACAGACACCATGGAGATATCCACTCACTACAG GAGACTATTCGTCAGCTGGACGGTGAACTGAAGAGTACTAAGTGGGAGATGGCCAGCCAGCTGAGAGAATACCAGGAGCTGCTGAACGTCAAGATGGCTCTGGACATAGAGATAGCAGCCTACAG GAAGTTGCTGGAAGGGGAGGAGACTCGGTTCATACCTGGGCCAAGCCTGTACTCCTACTCCTCTGCCCACCTGAAGGGGGAGGAGCTCTCAGACACAGTCATACTGGAGGAACAGACGGATGAGACACAGGTCACTGAGGTGACAGAGGAAGcagaagatgaggaagaggaaaagggagaggagacagaaaaggaagaagagaaggaggaagaggaagagggagaaaaggaggaggaagaggatgagaccAAAGCTGAGGcagaagagggagaaggaaagggagttGAGGATAAGgggggagaggaagtggaggcaggtgaggagaaagaggaagagaagtcTAAGTCACCTGAAAAGGCTGCTTCGTCTCCATCCAAATCTCCCCAATCTCCCCCCAAAACCCTCCAGCCCAAATCACCTGCCCCCAAATCACCTGAATCAAAATCTCCCCTCCCCAAATCACCCGAATCAAAATCTCCCCTCCCCAAATCACCTGCCAAATCTCCTGCCCCCAAATCACCTGAATCCAAATCACCCCAAGCCAAATCTCCCCTCCCCAAATCACCTGCCAAATCTCCCACCCCCAAATCTCCCACAGCTGTGAAATCACCAACATCTACATCTCTCCCCAGCAAATCCCCAGAGTCTAAGTCTCCCACTCCCAAATCCCCTCTCCCAAAGTCTCCTGAACCCAAGTCCCCCATCCAGGAGAAGGCCAAGCCCCCTGCAGAAGACAAACTGGCCAAgcaggagaagaaagagaaggaacAACCCCAGCCTGTAAAGGAGGAAAAGAAACAAGAGCCAGAACCCAAGGAGAAGGAGAAATGTGAGAGCCAGCCTAAAGAGGAGAAGGTTGAGGAGAAGACAGACAAACCAGATCCCAAGGAGAGCAAGCCAGATGAGAATCCCAAGACTGAGACCCCAACACCTGCCCCCCCTGCTGCCACCCCGGCCAAGCCTGTAGAGGAAAAGCCCGTCCCCGCCAAGGAGAGCCACGGCCCTGctaagagagaagaggagaaacaaGCCAAAACAGATGACACACCCCAGGTAGAGGTGAAGCCTGCCCCCAAAGAATCACCACAGAAAACAGAGAACACAAAGGAGAAGAAAGCAGAGCCCAAAGAGGAGGTGAAGAAGGAGGACAAGAAGGAGGCCTCTAAAGCATCTGACAGTAAAGAGGCAAAGGATACGAAGGAGGTAGGGAAGGCAGAGAAGGCCAAGAAATCTTCTGGCACTGAAGTCAAAGACGAGAAATCTTCTGGCACTGAAGTCAAAGACGAGAAATCTTCTAGCACTGAGGTCAAAGACGAGAAATCTTCTAGCACTGAG GTCAAAGACGAGAAATCTTCTAGCACTGAAGTCAAAGACGAGAAATCTTCTAGCACTGAG GTCAAAGACGAGAAATCTTCTA
- the LOC118377430 gene encoding neurofilament heavy polypeptide-like isoform X11, with translation MLSCEFLLPRYKSSPLSILPQSASGLEMSYPLDHLYGHGSYRRAPQGLSARPAASLSSSGFHSQPWTTSQRRRQAYSQTPSADSLEIFNGDMTRRNEKEILQTLNDRFAGYIDKVRNLELMNSNLEQEAAALRQSQTGRATVGEHYERELGNLRGLVQQLTGEKACALLEQDHLEEDIQHVRTRLEDEARSREELEAKARLMNKYVDESGLARLELDKKLSALQEEAAFLKKNHEEEVAELLAQIQGAQVSFEARDTIKADVTNALREIRAQLDGHATKSATHAEEWFKVRMEQLADAAHSNTDAIRGAQDEIAEYRRQLQSRTIELETLRGTKDSLERQCMETEDRHHGDIHSLQETIRQLDGELKSTKWEMASQLREYQELLNVKMALDIEIAAYRKLLEGEETRFIPGPSLYSYSSAHLKGEELSDTVILEEQTDETQVTEVTEEAEDEEEEKGEETEKEEEKEEEEEGEKEEEEDETKAEAEEGEGKGVEDKGGEEVEAGEEKEEEKSKSPEKAASSPSKSPQSPPKTLQPKSPAPKSPESKSPLPKSPESKSPLPKSPAKSPAPKSPESKSPQAKSPLPKSPAKSPTPKSPTAVKSPTSTSLPSKSPESKSPTPKSPLPKSPEPKSPIQEKAKPPAEDKLAKQEKKEKEQPQPVKEEKKQEPEPKEKEKCESQPKEEKVEEKTDKPDPKESKPDENPKTETPTPAPPAATPAKPVEEKPVPAKESHGPAKREEEKQAKTDDTPQVEVKPAPKESPQKTENTKEKKAEPKEEVKKEDKKEASKASDSKEAKDTKEVGKAEKAKKSSGTEVKDEKSSGTEVKDEKSSSTEVKDEKSSSTEVKDEKSSSTEVKDEKSSSTEVKDEKSSSTEVKDEKSSSTEVKDEKSSSTEVKDEKSSSTEVKDEKAKK, from the exons aTGCTGAGTTGTGAGTTTCTCCTCCCGCGGTATAAAAGctcacctctctccatcctgccGCAGTCTGCATCCGGTTTAGAGATGAGCTACCCACTGGACCACCTCTACGGCCACGGATCCTACCGCAGGGCACCACAGGGCCTCTCTGCCCGGCCTGCcgcttccctctcctcctccggcTTCCACTCCCAGCCCTGGACGACCTCTCAGCGCCGCCGCCaggcctacagccagacaccctccGCCGACAGCTTGGAGATCTTTAACGGCGACATGACTCGGAGGAACGAGAAGGAGATTCTGCAGACACTCAATGACCGTTTCGCCGGCTACATCGACAAGGTGCGGAACCTCGAGCTGATGAACTCAAATCTGGAGCAGGAAGCGGCTGCGCTGCGACAGAGCCAGACCGGGCGCGCTACCGTGGGAGAGCACTATGAGCGCGAGCTGGGGAACCTGAGGGGTCTGGTTCAACAGCTGACCGGGGAGAAGGCATGCGCACTCTTGGAGCAAGACCACCTGGAAGAGGATATCCAGCATGTGCGGACCAGGCTCGAGGACGAGGCACGCAGCAGGGAGGAGCTGGAAGCCAAGGCACGCCTAATGAACAAGTATGTGGATGAGTCTGGGCTCGCACGGCTAGAGCTGGACAAGAAGCTGAGCGCGCTGCAGGAAGAAGCAGCGTTCCTGAAGAAGAACCACGAGGAGGAGGTGGCGGAGCTGCTAGCACAGATCCAGGGTGCACAGGTGAGCTTCGAGGCTCGAGACACAATCAAGGCGGACGTCACGAACGCCCTGCGGGAGATCCGCGCTCAGCTGGATGGCCACGCGACCAAGAGCGCAACGCACGCGGAGGAATGGTTCAAAG TGCGTATGGAGCAGTTGGCAGATGCAGCTCACTCTAACACAGATGCGATCCGTGGTGCCCAGGATGAGATAGCAGAGTACAGACGGCAGCTGCAGAGCCGCACCATCGAACTGGAGACCCTCAGAGGAACCAAGGACTCACTGGAGAGACAATGCATGGAGACTGAGGACAGACACCATGGAGATATCCACTCACTACAG GAGACTATTCGTCAGCTGGACGGTGAACTGAAGAGTACTAAGTGGGAGATGGCCAGCCAGCTGAGAGAATACCAGGAGCTGCTGAACGTCAAGATGGCTCTGGACATAGAGATAGCAGCCTACAG GAAGTTGCTGGAAGGGGAGGAGACTCGGTTCATACCTGGGCCAAGCCTGTACTCCTACTCCTCTGCCCACCTGAAGGGGGAGGAGCTCTCAGACACAGTCATACTGGAGGAACAGACGGATGAGACACAGGTCACTGAGGTGACAGAGGAAGcagaagatgaggaagaggaaaagggagaggagacagaaaaggaagaagagaaggaggaagaggaagagggagaaaaggaggaggaagaggatgagaccAAAGCTGAGGcagaagagggagaaggaaagggagttGAGGATAAGgggggagaggaagtggaggcaggtgaggagaaagaggaagagaagtcTAAGTCACCTGAAAAGGCTGCTTCGTCTCCATCCAAATCTCCCCAATCTCCCCCCAAAACCCTCCAGCCCAAATCACCTGCCCCCAAATCACCTGAATCAAAATCTCCCCTCCCCAAATCACCCGAATCAAAATCTCCCCTCCCCAAATCACCTGCCAAATCTCCTGCCCCCAAATCACCTGAATCCAAATCACCCCAAGCCAAATCTCCCCTCCCCAAATCACCTGCCAAATCTCCCACCCCCAAATCTCCCACAGCTGTGAAATCACCAACATCTACATCTCTCCCCAGCAAATCCCCAGAGTCTAAGTCTCCCACTCCCAAATCCCCTCTCCCAAAGTCTCCTGAACCCAAGTCCCCCATCCAGGAGAAGGCCAAGCCCCCTGCAGAAGACAAACTGGCCAAgcaggagaagaaagagaaggaacAACCCCAGCCTGTAAAGGAGGAAAAGAAACAAGAGCCAGAACCCAAGGAGAAGGAGAAATGTGAGAGCCAGCCTAAAGAGGAGAAGGTTGAGGAGAAGACAGACAAACCAGATCCCAAGGAGAGCAAGCCAGATGAGAATCCCAAGACTGAGACCCCAACACCTGCCCCCCCTGCTGCCACCCCGGCCAAGCCTGTAGAGGAAAAGCCCGTCCCCGCCAAGGAGAGCCACGGCCCTGctaagagagaagaggagaaacaaGCCAAAACAGATGACACACCCCAGGTAGAGGTGAAGCCTGCCCCCAAAGAATCACCACAGAAAACAGAGAACACAAAGGAGAAGAAAGCAGAGCCCAAAGAGGAGGTGAAGAAGGAGGACAAGAAGGAGGCCTCTAAAGCATCTGACAGTAAAGAGGCAAAGGATACGAAGGAGGTAGGGAAGGCAGAGAAGGCCAAGAAATCTTCTGGCACTGAAGTCAAAGACGAGAAATCTTCTGGCACTGAAGTCAAAGACGAGAAATCTTCTAGCACTGAG GTCAAAGACGAGAAATCTTCTAGCACTGAAGTCAAAGACGAGAAATCTTCTAGCACTGAG GTCAAAGACGAGAAATCTTCTAGCACTGAGGTCAAAGACGAGAAATCTTCTAGCACTGAGGTCAAAGACGAGAAATCTTCTA
- the LOC118377430 gene encoding neurofilament heavy polypeptide-like isoform X21, with translation MLSCEFLLPRYKSSPLSILPQSASGLEMSYPLDHLYGHGSYRRAPQGLSARPAASLSSSGFHSQPWTTSQRRRQAYSQTPSADSLEIFNGDMTRRNEKEILQTLNDRFAGYIDKVRNLELMNSNLEQEAAALRQSQTGRATVGEHYERELGNLRGLVQQLTGEKACALLEQDHLEEDIQHVRTRLEDEARSREELEAKARLMNKYVDESGLARLELDKKLSALQEEAAFLKKNHEEEVAELLAQIQGAQVSFEARDTIKADVTNALREIRAQLDGHATKSATHAEEWFKVRMEQLADAAHSNTDAIRGAQDEIAEYRRQLQSRTIELETLRGTKDSLERQCMETEDRHHGDIHSLQETIRQLDGELKSTKWEMASQLREYQELLNVKMALDIEIAAYRKLLEGEETRFIPGPSLYSYSSAHLKGEELSDTVILEEQTDETQVTEVTEEAEDEEEEKGEETEKEEEKEEEEEGEKEEEEDETKAEAEEGEGKGVEDKGGEEVEAGEEKEEEKSKSPEKAASSPSKSPQSPPKTLQPKSPAPKSPESKSPLPKSPESKSPLPKSPAKSPAPKSPESKSPQAKSPLPKSPAKSPTPKSPTAVKSPTSTSLPSKSPESKSPTPKSPLPKSPEPKSPIQEKAKPPAEDKLAKQEKKEKEQPQPVKEEKKQEPEPKEKEKCESQPKEEKVEEKTDKPDPKESKPDENPKTETPTPAPPAATPAKPVEEKPVPAKESHGPAKREEEKQAKTDDTPQVEVKPAPKESPQKTENTKEKKAEPKEEVKKEDKKEASKASDSKEAKDTKEVGKAEKAKKSSGTEVKDEKSSSTEVKDEKSSSTEVKDEKSSSTEVKDEKSSSTEVKDEKSSSTEVKDEKSSSTEVKDEKAKK, from the exons aTGCTGAGTTGTGAGTTTCTCCTCCCGCGGTATAAAAGctcacctctctccatcctgccGCAGTCTGCATCCGGTTTAGAGATGAGCTACCCACTGGACCACCTCTACGGCCACGGATCCTACCGCAGGGCACCACAGGGCCTCTCTGCCCGGCCTGCcgcttccctctcctcctccggcTTCCACTCCCAGCCCTGGACGACCTCTCAGCGCCGCCGCCaggcctacagccagacaccctccGCCGACAGCTTGGAGATCTTTAACGGCGACATGACTCGGAGGAACGAGAAGGAGATTCTGCAGACACTCAATGACCGTTTCGCCGGCTACATCGACAAGGTGCGGAACCTCGAGCTGATGAACTCAAATCTGGAGCAGGAAGCGGCTGCGCTGCGACAGAGCCAGACCGGGCGCGCTACCGTGGGAGAGCACTATGAGCGCGAGCTGGGGAACCTGAGGGGTCTGGTTCAACAGCTGACCGGGGAGAAGGCATGCGCACTCTTGGAGCAAGACCACCTGGAAGAGGATATCCAGCATGTGCGGACCAGGCTCGAGGACGAGGCACGCAGCAGGGAGGAGCTGGAAGCCAAGGCACGCCTAATGAACAAGTATGTGGATGAGTCTGGGCTCGCACGGCTAGAGCTGGACAAGAAGCTGAGCGCGCTGCAGGAAGAAGCAGCGTTCCTGAAGAAGAACCACGAGGAGGAGGTGGCGGAGCTGCTAGCACAGATCCAGGGTGCACAGGTGAGCTTCGAGGCTCGAGACACAATCAAGGCGGACGTCACGAACGCCCTGCGGGAGATCCGCGCTCAGCTGGATGGCCACGCGACCAAGAGCGCAACGCACGCGGAGGAATGGTTCAAAG TGCGTATGGAGCAGTTGGCAGATGCAGCTCACTCTAACACAGATGCGATCCGTGGTGCCCAGGATGAGATAGCAGAGTACAGACGGCAGCTGCAGAGCCGCACCATCGAACTGGAGACCCTCAGAGGAACCAAGGACTCACTGGAGAGACAATGCATGGAGACTGAGGACAGACACCATGGAGATATCCACTCACTACAG GAGACTATTCGTCAGCTGGACGGTGAACTGAAGAGTACTAAGTGGGAGATGGCCAGCCAGCTGAGAGAATACCAGGAGCTGCTGAACGTCAAGATGGCTCTGGACATAGAGATAGCAGCCTACAG GAAGTTGCTGGAAGGGGAGGAGACTCGGTTCATACCTGGGCCAAGCCTGTACTCCTACTCCTCTGCCCACCTGAAGGGGGAGGAGCTCTCAGACACAGTCATACTGGAGGAACAGACGGATGAGACACAGGTCACTGAGGTGACAGAGGAAGcagaagatgaggaagaggaaaagggagaggagacagaaaaggaagaagagaaggaggaagaggaagagggagaaaaggaggaggaagaggatgagaccAAAGCTGAGGcagaagagggagaaggaaagggagttGAGGATAAGgggggagaggaagtggaggcaggtgaggagaaagaggaagagaagtcTAAGTCACCTGAAAAGGCTGCTTCGTCTCCATCCAAATCTCCCCAATCTCCCCCCAAAACCCTCCAGCCCAAATCACCTGCCCCCAAATCACCTGAATCAAAATCTCCCCTCCCCAAATCACCCGAATCAAAATCTCCCCTCCCCAAATCACCTGCCAAATCTCCTGCCCCCAAATCACCTGAATCCAAATCACCCCAAGCCAAATCTCCCCTCCCCAAATCACCTGCCAAATCTCCCACCCCCAAATCTCCCACAGCTGTGAAATCACCAACATCTACATCTCTCCCCAGCAAATCCCCAGAGTCTAAGTCTCCCACTCCCAAATCCCCTCTCCCAAAGTCTCCTGAACCCAAGTCCCCCATCCAGGAGAAGGCCAAGCCCCCTGCAGAAGACAAACTGGCCAAgcaggagaagaaagagaaggaacAACCCCAGCCTGTAAAGGAGGAAAAGAAACAAGAGCCAGAACCCAAGGAGAAGGAGAAATGTGAGAGCCAGCCTAAAGAGGAGAAGGTTGAGGAGAAGACAGACAAACCAGATCCCAAGGAGAGCAAGCCAGATGAGAATCCCAAGACTGAGACCCCAACACCTGCCCCCCCTGCTGCCACCCCGGCCAAGCCTGTAGAGGAAAAGCCCGTCCCCGCCAAGGAGAGCCACGGCCCTGctaagagagaagaggagaaacaaGCCAAAACAGATGACACACCCCAGGTAGAGGTGAAGCCTGCCCCCAAAGAATCACCACAGAAAACAGAGAACACAAAGGAGAAGAAAGCAGAGCCCAAAGAGGAGGTGAAGAAGGAGGACAAGAAGGAGGCCTCTAAAGCATCTGACAGTAAAGAGGCAAAGGATACGAAGGAGGTAGGGAAGGCAGAGAAGGCCAAGAAATCTTCTGGCACTGAA GTCAAAGACGAGAAATCTTCTAGCACTGAGGTCAAAGACGAGAAATCTTCTAGCACTGAGGTCAAAGACGAGAAATCTTCTAGCACTGAGGTCAAAGACGAGAAATCTTCTA
- the LOC118377430 gene encoding neurofilament heavy polypeptide-like isoform X30: MLSCEFLLPRYKSSPLSILPQSASGLEMSYPLDHLYGHGSYRRAPQGLSARPAASLSSSGFHSQPWTTSQRRRQAYSQTPSADSLEIFNGDMTRRNEKEILQTLNDRFAGYIDKVRNLELMNSNLEQEAAALRQSQTGRATVGEHYERELGNLRGLVQQLTGEKACALLEQDHLEEDIQHVRTRLEDEARSREELEAKARLMNKYVDESGLARLELDKKLSALQEEAAFLKKNHEEEVAELLAQIQGAQVSFEARDTIKADVTNALREIRAQLDGHATKSATHAEEWFKVRMEQLADAAHSNTDAIRGAQDEIAEYRRQLQSRTIELETLRGTKDSLERQCMETEDRHHGDIHSLQETIRQLDGELKSTKWEMASQLREYQELLNVKMALDIEIAAYRKLLEGEETRFIPGPSLYSYSSAHLKGEELSDTVILEEQTDETQVTEVTEEAEDEEEEKGEETEKEEEKEEEEEGEKEEEEDETKAEAEEGEGKGVEDKGGEEVEAGEEKEEEKSKSPEKAASSPSKSPQSPPKTLQPKSPAPKSPESKSPLPKSPESKSPLPKSPAKSPAPKSPESKSPQAKSPLPKSPAKSPTPKSPTAVKSPTSTSLPSKSPESKSPTPKSPLPKSPEPKSPIQEKAKPPAEDKLAKQEKKEKEQPQPVKEEKKQEPEPKEKEKCESQPKEEKVEEKTDKPDPKESKPDENPKTETPTPAPPAATPAKPVEEKPVPAKESHGPAKREEEKQAKTDDTPQVEVKPAPKESPQKTENTKEKKAEPKEEVKKEDKKEASKASDSKEAKDTKEVGKAEKAKKSSGTEVKDEKSSSTEVKDEKSSSTEVKDEKSSSTEVKDEKAKK, from the exons aTGCTGAGTTGTGAGTTTCTCCTCCCGCGGTATAAAAGctcacctctctccatcctgccGCAGTCTGCATCCGGTTTAGAGATGAGCTACCCACTGGACCACCTCTACGGCCACGGATCCTACCGCAGGGCACCACAGGGCCTCTCTGCCCGGCCTGCcgcttccctctcctcctccggcTTCCACTCCCAGCCCTGGACGACCTCTCAGCGCCGCCGCCaggcctacagccagacaccctccGCCGACAGCTTGGAGATCTTTAACGGCGACATGACTCGGAGGAACGAGAAGGAGATTCTGCAGACACTCAATGACCGTTTCGCCGGCTACATCGACAAGGTGCGGAACCTCGAGCTGATGAACTCAAATCTGGAGCAGGAAGCGGCTGCGCTGCGACAGAGCCAGACCGGGCGCGCTACCGTGGGAGAGCACTATGAGCGCGAGCTGGGGAACCTGAGGGGTCTGGTTCAACAGCTGACCGGGGAGAAGGCATGCGCACTCTTGGAGCAAGACCACCTGGAAGAGGATATCCAGCATGTGCGGACCAGGCTCGAGGACGAGGCACGCAGCAGGGAGGAGCTGGAAGCCAAGGCACGCCTAATGAACAAGTATGTGGATGAGTCTGGGCTCGCACGGCTAGAGCTGGACAAGAAGCTGAGCGCGCTGCAGGAAGAAGCAGCGTTCCTGAAGAAGAACCACGAGGAGGAGGTGGCGGAGCTGCTAGCACAGATCCAGGGTGCACAGGTGAGCTTCGAGGCTCGAGACACAATCAAGGCGGACGTCACGAACGCCCTGCGGGAGATCCGCGCTCAGCTGGATGGCCACGCGACCAAGAGCGCAACGCACGCGGAGGAATGGTTCAAAG TGCGTATGGAGCAGTTGGCAGATGCAGCTCACTCTAACACAGATGCGATCCGTGGTGCCCAGGATGAGATAGCAGAGTACAGACGGCAGCTGCAGAGCCGCACCATCGAACTGGAGACCCTCAGAGGAACCAAGGACTCACTGGAGAGACAATGCATGGAGACTGAGGACAGACACCATGGAGATATCCACTCACTACAG GAGACTATTCGTCAGCTGGACGGTGAACTGAAGAGTACTAAGTGGGAGATGGCCAGCCAGCTGAGAGAATACCAGGAGCTGCTGAACGTCAAGATGGCTCTGGACATAGAGATAGCAGCCTACAG GAAGTTGCTGGAAGGGGAGGAGACTCGGTTCATACCTGGGCCAAGCCTGTACTCCTACTCCTCTGCCCACCTGAAGGGGGAGGAGCTCTCAGACACAGTCATACTGGAGGAACAGACGGATGAGACACAGGTCACTGAGGTGACAGAGGAAGcagaagatgaggaagaggaaaagggagaggagacagaaaaggaagaagagaaggaggaagaggaagagggagaaaaggaggaggaagaggatgagaccAAAGCTGAGGcagaagagggagaaggaaagggagttGAGGATAAGgggggagaggaagtggaggcaggtgaggagaaagaggaagagaagtcTAAGTCACCTGAAAAGGCTGCTTCGTCTCCATCCAAATCTCCCCAATCTCCCCCCAAAACCCTCCAGCCCAAATCACCTGCCCCCAAATCACCTGAATCAAAATCTCCCCTCCCCAAATCACCCGAATCAAAATCTCCCCTCCCCAAATCACCTGCCAAATCTCCTGCCCCCAAATCACCTGAATCCAAATCACCCCAAGCCAAATCTCCCCTCCCCAAATCACCTGCCAAATCTCCCACCCCCAAATCTCCCACAGCTGTGAAATCACCAACATCTACATCTCTCCCCAGCAAATCCCCAGAGTCTAAGTCTCCCACTCCCAAATCCCCTCTCCCAAAGTCTCCTGAACCCAAGTCCCCCATCCAGGAGAAGGCCAAGCCCCCTGCAGAAGACAAACTGGCCAAgcaggagaagaaagagaaggaacAACCCCAGCCTGTAAAGGAGGAAAAGAAACAAGAGCCAGAACCCAAGGAGAAGGAGAAATGTGAGAGCCAGCCTAAAGAGGAGAAGGTTGAGGAGAAGACAGACAAACCAGATCCCAAGGAGAGCAAGCCAGATGAGAATCCCAAGACTGAGACCCCAACACCTGCCCCCCCTGCTGCCACCCCGGCCAAGCCTGTAGAGGAAAAGCCCGTCCCCGCCAAGGAGAGCCACGGCCCTGctaagagagaagaggagaaacaaGCCAAAACAGATGACACACCCCAGGTAGAGGTGAAGCCTGCCCCCAAAGAATCACCACAGAAAACAGAGAACACAAAGGAGAAGAAAGCAGAGCCCAAAGAGGAGGTGAAGAAGGAGGACAAGAAGGAGGCCTCTAAAGCATCTGACAGTAAAGAGGCAAAGGATACGAAGGAGGTAGGGAAGGCAGAGAAGGCCAAGAAATCTTCTGGCACTGAA GTCAAAGACGAGAAATCTTCTA